The genomic window TTCGGTGCCGCCGAAAACACTAGCATGGGTGTGTTGGCTCCGCGATGGCACTGGGAAAGGACTCTTATGGAACTGACTCACCTAAATTCTGCTGGCGAGGTCTGGATGGTGGACGTGACGGGGAAGGAGCCGACTGTGCGTTCCGCGAGTGCGCAGGCGAAGGTGGTGTGCTCGCCCGCGGTGATGAGGGCGTTGCGCGAGGGCACGGTTCCGAAGGGCGACGTCCTGGCGGTGGCTCGCGTGGCCGGAATTGCGGCGGCGAAGAAGGTGCCGGACCTGCTCCCTCTCGCGCATACGATTGGTGTGCATGGCGCGCAGGTGGCGGTGTCGCTGGAGGCTGACCACGTGCTCATCCGCACCACAGTTCGCACGGCGGATCGCACGGGGGTGGAGATGGAGGCGTTGACGGCGGCGTCGGTGGCGGCGCTGGCGGTGGTGGATATGGTCAAGGGCGTGGATCGTTCGGCCATGATCACCGACCTGCTCATTACTGCAAAGTCCGGCGGCCGCTCCGGTACGTGGGAGCGTCCCGGTTTCGAGTCCGACCATTCAATCGACGCTTAAGGAGTTCTCATGCCTGTCACTCCGGAGGATTATCTCGCCGCCGCCGTCGCCCATCTTCGGCCTGCCCGCCTCGACACCGAGTCCGTCCCGCTTTTTGACGCGCTTGGACGCACCCTCGCCAACGACGCCGTAGCTCGGCTTTCCGTCCCGCCCTTCGACAACTCGGCCATGGACGGTTTTGCCGTGCGGGTGGAGGATGCGGCGGGTGAGGAGCCGTGGACTTTCGCGGTGATCGCGGAGATCGCGGCAGGCTCGGTCGGCCAAAATTCTGCGCACGATGCCTGTTCCGCGCATGACGGCGCGCCCGCCCTTCCCCAGGCTGCCCGCATCATGACCGGCGCCCCGGTGCCTGCCTGGGCGGATGCGGTGGTGAAGGTGGAGGACACGGATGCCCCAGCTGGAGCCTCCGAGTTGCCCGACACCGTCACCATTCACGCCACCCCACAGCCCGGCCAGAATATCCGCCGGGCGGGCGAGGACCTCGTGGCTGGAGCGCTCGCATTGCCGTCCGGGGCGGTGCTCGGCGCACGCTCGCTTTCGGCGCTCGCTTCGGTCGGCTTTGGCGAGGTGGAGGTGGTGCGCCGCCCGCGCGTGGCGGTGATCGCCACCGGTTCGGAGCTGGCTGCTCCTGGTGAGACGCTTGAGCCAGGCATGATCCCGGACTCGAACTCCGCGCTCATTTCGGGGCTGGTGCGCGAGGCTGGCGGCGAGCCGGTTGTGGTGCGCACGGTCGCCGACACCGCCGACGCTTTCGGCCAGGCCCTCGTCAGCGCCGATGCGCTCGGCGCTCGGCCGGATCTCATCGTCACTTCCGGGGGCGTCTCGATGGGCGCCTTCGACCCGGTCAAGGAATACGGGCTCACCCGCGGCTGGACCTTCGAAAAGGTGGCGATGCAGCCTGGCAAACCGCAAGGTCACGGGCTTAGCCCGGCCGGCGTGCCGGTCATGTGTCTGCCGGGAAATCCGGTCTCGGTTGCGGTGTCCTTCCGGCTTTTCGTCCGCCCGTTGCTGGCGCTCCTGCTTGGCCAGCCCCACGACGCCGCCCGGCGCCTTCTACCCGCAGGCGCGGCATGGAAGAGCCCTGCGGGTCGGCGGCAATATGTGGCCGCGAAGGTGGTACGGGACGGAGCCGTTGTTCCTGTGCACGAGTTGGGTTCGGGCTCGCATCTGGTGGCGTCGCTGCATTATGCCGAGGTGCTCGCGGTCGTCCCGGCAGACAAAGAGGAGGTCCACCCAGGGGACCTCCTCGACGTGTTGACGCTCTAGTGTCAGTGCTGGTGACCTCAGTGATCGCCGCCGCGCATCTGTTCAACGGCGTGCGGGAGGATCGGCAGCACGACTTCCATGCCGTCCTCGACTCCCCCGACCGAGCCGGGCAGGTTGATGACGAGGGTACGGTTGCGTCCCATGACCATGACGCCGGCGCGCCCGCGCGAAAGCATCGCGCTCGGGATGCCTTTCTGGATGCCGTGGAGGCGGATCGCTTCGGGAATGCCGGGGATGTCGAATCGCAGGAGCGGATCCATTGCGCGGACGGTGTAGTCTTGTGGGGTGATGCCGGTTCCGCCGGTGGTGATCACGACGTCGACCTCGTCGTAGGCGACGGTTTGGACTGCTTCGGCGATGACTCGGACGTCGTCGTGGACTATGGCTGTTTCGATGACCTCGATGCCGGCCTCTTCGAGGAGGCGCACGGCGGTCGGGCCGGAGACGTCTTCGCGCAGGCCTTGTGCGCTTCGGTCGGAGACGGTGATAACGGCAGCTTTGATATCCATAGCATCACTATAATCTAGGTAAAAAATTAGTCAAGAAAATGCCGGATATTGGCATGAGTCCATTACTCGCAGGGGGGGATTATGTTTCGCAAGATCGCCGCGTTAGCCATGCTCGCTCTCGGCCTCGCCGCGTGCTCGACTGGGGCGTCTGGCAGATCCGCGTCCGCCGACGGCGGTGAGCTCACTGTCTTCGCCGCTGCCTCGCTCAACGCCGCCTTCCCGGAGATTGCCGAGCGAGTCTTCGCTGCCGACTACCCGCACACGAAAGTCAATTTTTCCTTCGAGGGCTCGTCTTCCTTGGCGGAAAAGATCCTGGCTGGCGCTCCCGCCGACGTCTTTGCCTCGGCAAACACGAAGAACATGGACAAGGTCGCCAGCCTCGCCGTCGCGCCCGCCGAGTTCACGAAGAATACGCTTCGCCTCATCGTCCCCGCCGGAAACCCGGCAAGCGTCACAGATCTGGCTTCGGCGAGCGCGGCGAAGCTGGTGGTGTGTGCCCCGCAGGTGCCGTGCGGGGCGGCGACGGCCAAGCTCGAGCAACACCTCGGCGTCGAGATCAGGCCCGTCTCACAGGAGCAGTCTGTGACCGACGTACGCACGAAAGTGGAGACCGGGGAAGCCGACGCCGGGTTGGTCTACCTCACGGATGCGCTACTGGCCGGAGAGCGCGTGCAGGTGGTGGACGTACCCCGGATCACCGATGTGGGCACGTCCTATATGCTCGCCACGCTCGCCGAGGCACCTAGTCCGGAGGCAGCCAGAGCTTTTGTCGATGCGGTTAGGTCCCCTCGAGGTCAGGAGATCCTGGCCAAGCACGGGTTCGGCACGGGAGAGGGCGAAAAGCGATGAGGCTGCGCGCGATCCCCACGGGCTTCTGGCTCCCGGCGAGCATGGCACTCGTCATGCTCACGCTGCCGCTGATCGGCATGGCCTCGCGCGTGCCGTGGGGCCAACTCGGGCCGATTCTTTCCTCCGAGGCCTCCGCCGCCGCACTCCTGCTCTCCCTGCGCACTGGCGCCATCTCCACCGCGGCATGCCTCCTGGTGGGCACGCCACTGGCGCTGATCCTGGCGCGCGCCGCCGAGCTGCCCCGCCGACCCTGGTGGCTCACGCCGTTGCGCGCGCTCGTGTTGGTCCCGCTGGTCATGCCGCCGGTGGTGGCGGGCCTGGCTCTGCTCGTGACCTTCGGTCGGCGCGGTCTCCTCGGCCCGGCCTTGGAGGTGGCCGGGCTGCAGATTCCATTCACGACGACGGCAGTGATCCTCGCCCAGGTCTTCGTCTCCTTGCCCTTCTTGGTGATGACGGTCGAGGGCGGCGCGCGGGCCGCCGGCTCCGATCTTGAGCACGCCGCTCAAGGCCTGGGGGCGAGCAAGTGGGTGCAGTTCAGCCGGATCACGTTGCCTGTTTTGGCGCCGTCGGTGGCCTCGGGCGCGGCGCTGGCCTTTGCCCGTTCGCTCGGCGAATTCGGCGCCACGATCACCTTTGCCGGTTCCATGCAAGGCGTGACCCGCACGCTGCCCCTCGAGGTCTACCTCCAACGCGAGCAGGATCCCGACGCCGCCCTCGCCCTCGCCCTCCTCCTGATCATCATTGCGCTGCTCGTCACGGCCGTCACTACGGCTATAGAAGCACGAAACGGGCGCCGCACGGAGGTCAACGACGTCGCCGAGCAACCCACCGCGCCGGTTGAGGTGACGCGAGTGAGCCACCCGCCGGTCGGTTTCTCATTGCGCGCCGACGTGCCCGAGCGGGGTGTGGACTACGAACTCACGGGCCGACCTGGGGAGACGATCGCGCTGATCGGCCCCAACGGCTCGGGCAAATCGACGGGCGTACGGCTCCTGGCCGGGGACATCACGAGCCCGCAGTCGCGTGTGGACAGGCCGTCCGCGGTGGGCTTCCTGGACCAGTCGCCGTCGTTGTTTGCGCACATGTCCGTGCTCGACAACGTCGCTTTTGGGCCGCGCTGCGCGGGCATGGCGAAAGACGCCGCACGGGAGCGGGCGCTCGCGGAGCTGGCTGGAGTCGGGCTGGCGGGGCTCGCCGAGCGCTCGCCGCGTGAGATTTCCGGCGGGCAGGCGCAGCGCGTGGCGCTGGCTCGCGTGCTGGCGGTGGACCCGCAACTGTTGCTGCTTGATGAGCCTTTCGCGGCGCTCGACCGTTCGGCCGCCGCGCAGCTGCGCGCAATCATCGCCACACGCGCCCGCGACATCACCACGGTGCTGATCACGCACGATCTCGTGGACGCCGTGACTCTCGCCGACCGCGTTGCGGTGCTCGACGCCGGTCGGCTGGTGTCGCTCGAACCGCTGCAAGCGGCCTTGCACAGGCCGGCCACCCCGTTTGTGGCCAGCTTCGCCGGGGTGAATATGCAGTTCGGTACCCTAGGTGGCGCGGGGCTCCAGGTTGGGGGCGTAACGTTCCAAGGCGTGACCGACGGCCTGGGCGAGGGCGAGCCGGGCGCCGCCGTCTTCGAGCCGACGGCGGTATCCTTGCGCCGCGAGCGCGCGCACGGTTCTCCGCGTAACGTGTTCGAGGCGCGGGTGCGCGACATTCGCGCAGACGCGCTGGGCGCGACGGTCGAACTCGACATCGGTTCGGGCCGGCCACTGTATGCCACGATCACCGCGGCCGCCGTGGCCGAGCTCGGGGTCGACGTCGGCACTGTGTTGTTTGCCGAGGTCAAAGCGGTACAGGTGCGGCTCATTCCCACCCCGAACCATTCAGCTACGGGCAATTAGTCCTACTAAACCCTACTCTGAATGCTCAGTGGTTGTTATAATGGACGAAGCACCACCCGATATCCGGATGGGAAGAACCCGAAAGGATTCGACATGTTCAACATTATTGGCACGATTATCTTCGGAGCCGTCATCGGCTTCCTCGCCCGTTTCATCCGCAAGGATGCCCCAATTTCGGTTCTTGCTACTGTCGGACTCGGCGTCGCCGGCGTCGTGGTGGGCAACCTCGTCCTGCAGCTCTTCAACTACCCGGCCAACACCCCTGGTATTGACTGGATCCGTTGGGCGGTCGCCACGGTATTTGCGATCATCTTCATCGGCATGTACATGGGTGTGAGCGGCAAGAAGCGTTAATTTTTGCTCTTAATGTAAGGGGTGACAGGCTCGGCCTGTCACCCCTTATTTGTTTGGCATATAGATCGGTGATGTGAAACTTGGCTGATGCCTTGGGGGCGCCCGCGCTGCGGGCGCCCCCAAGGTCTGGCATTTTAGATTGGCGAGTGGTTCACCCTAGGCGCGCTGTTTGCGTTGTGCCCAGGTGAGGCCTGCCAGCACGAGTAGTCCTCCGAT from Trueperella pyogenes includes these protein-coding regions:
- a CDS encoding GlsB/YeaQ/YmgE family stress response membrane protein; translated protein: MFNIIGTIIFGAVIGFLARFIRKDAPISVLATVGLGVAGVVVGNLVLQLFNYPANTPGIDWIRWAVATVFAIIFIGMYMGVSGKKR
- the modA gene encoding molybdate ABC transporter substrate-binding protein, which codes for MFRKIAALAMLALGLAACSTGASGRSASADGGELTVFAAASLNAAFPEIAERVFAADYPHTKVNFSFEGSSSLAEKILAGAPADVFASANTKNMDKVASLAVAPAEFTKNTLRLIVPAGNPASVTDLASASAAKLVVCAPQVPCGAATAKLEQHLGVEIRPVSQEQSVTDVRTKVETGEADAGLVYLTDALLAGERVQVVDVPRITDVGTSYMLATLAEAPSPEAARAFVDAVRSPRGQEILAKHGFGTGEGEKR
- the moaC gene encoding cyclic pyranopterin monophosphate synthase MoaC; this encodes MELTHLNSAGEVWMVDVTGKEPTVRSASAQAKVVCSPAVMRALREGTVPKGDVLAVARVAGIAAAKKVPDLLPLAHTIGVHGAQVAVSLEADHVLIRTTVRTADRTGVEMEALTAASVAALAVVDMVKGVDRSAMITDLLITAKSGGRSGTWERPGFESDHSIDA
- a CDS encoding molybdopterin molybdotransferase MoeA, coding for MPVTPEDYLAAAVAHLRPARLDTESVPLFDALGRTLANDAVARLSVPPFDNSAMDGFAVRVEDAAGEEPWTFAVIAEIAAGSVGQNSAHDACSAHDGAPALPQAARIMTGAPVPAWADAVVKVEDTDAPAGASELPDTVTIHATPQPGQNIRRAGEDLVAGALALPSGAVLGARSLSALASVGFGEVEVVRRPRVAVIATGSELAAPGETLEPGMIPDSNSALISGLVREAGGEPVVVRTVADTADAFGQALVSADALGARPDLIVTSGGVSMGAFDPVKEYGLTRGWTFEKVAMQPGKPQGHGLSPAGVPVMCLPGNPVSVAVSFRLFVRPLLALLLGQPHDAARRLLPAGAAWKSPAGRRQYVAAKVVRDGAVVPVHELGSGSHLVASLHYAEVLAVVPADKEEVHPGDLLDVLTL
- a CDS encoding ABC transporter permease is translated as MASRVPWGQLGPILSSEASAAALLLSLRTGAISTAACLLVGTPLALILARAAELPRRPWWLTPLRALVLVPLVMPPVVAGLALLVTFGRRGLLGPALEVAGLQIPFTTTAVILAQVFVSLPFLVMTVEGGARAAGSDLEHAAQGLGASKWVQFSRITLPVLAPSVASGAALAFARSLGEFGATITFAGSMQGVTRTLPLEVYLQREQDPDAALALALLLIIIALLVTAVTTAIEARNGRRTEVNDVAEQPTAPVEVTRVSHPPVGFSLRADVPERGVDYELTGRPGETIALIGPNGSGKSTGVRLLAGDITSPQSRVDRPSAVGFLDQSPSLFAHMSVLDNVAFGPRCAGMAKDAARERALAELAGVGLAGLAERSPREISGGQAQRVALARVLAVDPQLLLLDEPFAALDRSAAAQLRAIIATRARDITTVLITHDLVDAVTLADRVAVLDAGRLVSLEPLQAALHRPATPFVASFAGVNMQFGTLGGAGLQVGGVTFQGVTDGLGEGEPGAAVFEPTAVSLRRERAHGSPRNVFEARVRDIRADALGATVELDIGSGRPLYATITAAAVAELGVDVGTVLFAEVKAVQVRLIPTPNHSATGN
- a CDS encoding MogA/MoaB family molybdenum cofactor biosynthesis protein; the encoded protein is MDIKAAVITVSDRSAQGLREDVSGPTAVRLLEEAGIEVIETAIVHDDVRVIAEAVQTVAYDEVDVVITTGGTGITPQDYTVRAMDPLLRFDIPGIPEAIRLHGIQKGIPSAMLSRGRAGVMVMGRNRTLVINLPGSVGGVEDGMEVVLPILPHAVEQMRGGDH